The following are encoded together in the Microterricola viridarii genome:
- a CDS encoding acyltransferase family protein has product MTLAPARARTVHPAPRRAPAAATPAAAPRDRSIDAVRTLLLLVVVALHSTMVGVSVGAAGPVLQNALEEQAWFAPVSWVLQVMPLFFVIGGFASVTQWRRLRATGVSAPAYVRGRIDRLVRPAIVLVAVVGAVLLGMLAVGVPAELVATASFRIGQPLWFLAVYILCSALVPLMVAAHERARRTTPAVLATAVIAVDAVRFATGSDAVGFLNLLFVWLLVQQLGFWLADGAVEALPRRTRIALIPASLATLVVLCSAGPYSPDMYVNLNPPTVALVLLGVAQLMVFSLLRGRIAHAAERPVVHRVVQALGQRSMTVYIWHMPVLIALAAVLLALNAVAGLPLPDPLSAAWWATRPAWLFLVAVAVTPVVAVLARFERGKRTPQGAAPSASVAVDTVLGAGGVATVLVAGFGVLPASIGLLLLGWALIGTARVARAAGVIRRKRTESSAWMTQQGLPADDSALPVS; this is encoded by the coding sequence GTGACTCTCGCACCCGCGCGTGCACGCACCGTTCACCCCGCTCCCCGGCGAGCGCCGGCTGCGGCGACACCCGCCGCCGCACCTCGTGATCGCAGCATCGACGCCGTGCGCACCCTGCTTCTGCTGGTCGTGGTCGCGCTGCACTCCACGATGGTCGGCGTCAGCGTCGGCGCCGCCGGCCCCGTGTTGCAGAACGCGCTCGAGGAGCAGGCCTGGTTCGCCCCGGTGAGCTGGGTGCTGCAGGTCATGCCGCTGTTCTTCGTCATCGGCGGCTTCGCGAGTGTGACCCAGTGGCGCAGGCTGCGCGCCACCGGTGTCTCGGCACCCGCCTATGTGCGCGGGCGCATCGACCGCCTGGTGAGGCCGGCCATCGTGCTCGTCGCTGTGGTCGGGGCCGTGCTGCTCGGCATGCTCGCCGTCGGCGTTCCGGCCGAACTCGTGGCCACGGCAAGCTTTCGCATCGGACAGCCGCTGTGGTTCCTCGCCGTCTACATTCTCTGCTCGGCCCTCGTACCTCTGATGGTCGCCGCCCACGAGCGGGCCCGCCGCACGACGCCGGCGGTGCTCGCTACGGCAGTCATCGCCGTCGATGCCGTCCGTTTCGCCACCGGCAGCGACGCCGTCGGATTCCTCAACCTCCTCTTCGTCTGGCTGCTGGTGCAGCAGCTCGGATTCTGGCTCGCAGACGGCGCGGTCGAGGCGCTGCCCCGGCGCACCCGCATCGCCCTGATCCCCGCCTCGCTCGCGACGCTGGTCGTGCTCTGCTCCGCCGGGCCCTACTCCCCCGACATGTACGTCAACCTCAACCCGCCGACGGTCGCTCTCGTGCTGCTCGGCGTCGCCCAGCTCATGGTGTTCTCGCTGCTGCGCGGCCGCATCGCGCACGCCGCCGAGCGTCCAGTGGTGCACCGGGTGGTTCAGGCGCTCGGCCAACGCAGCATGACCGTCTACATCTGGCACATGCCCGTGCTGATCGCGCTCGCCGCCGTGCTCCTGGCGCTGAACGCCGTGGCAGGCCTGCCGCTGCCGGACCCGCTGAGCGCGGCCTGGTGGGCGACGCGGCCCGCCTGGCTGTTCCTCGTCGCCGTCGCGGTCACCCCCGTCGTCGCCGTGCTTGCACGGTTCGAACGAGGCAAGCGCACGCCGCAGGGCGCCGCCCCTAGTGCATCGGTCGCCGTCGACACGGTGCTCGGCGCCGGCGGCGTCGCGACCGTGCTCGTGGCCGGATTCGGCGTGCTGCCGGCATCCATCGGCCTGCTGCTGCTCGGCTGGGCGCTGATCGGAACGGCCCGAGTCGCCCGTGCTGCCGGTGTCATACGGCGGAAGCGCACAGAGTCATCCGCCTGGATGACGCAGCAGGGCCTCCCGGCCGACGACAGCGCGCTCCCCGTTTCCTAA
- a CDS encoding response regulator, translated as MVRAGFAAVLAAQPGITVLGQATNGQEAVELAHALRPDVVVMDVRMPLMNGLEATRALQTPPRSSDYVPHVLMLTTFDIDDYVYEALRAGASGFLLKDALPEDLIAAVRIVAGGDALLAPGVTKRLIEDFARSGPPPRTDTARLSDLTEREIEVLTLVGRGLSNNEIAAALFIAEQTVKTHVSKVLGKLGLRDRVQAVVFAYDVALVQPGGGQESPGARR; from the coding sequence ATGGTGCGGGCCGGCTTCGCCGCCGTGCTCGCCGCCCAGCCGGGCATCACCGTGCTCGGCCAGGCCACGAACGGGCAGGAGGCCGTCGAGCTCGCGCACGCGCTGCGCCCCGACGTCGTCGTGATGGACGTGCGGATGCCGCTGATGAACGGGCTCGAGGCCACCCGCGCGCTGCAGACCCCGCCGCGCAGCAGCGACTACGTTCCTCACGTCTTGATGCTGACAACGTTCGACATCGACGACTACGTGTACGAGGCGCTGCGCGCCGGCGCCAGCGGTTTCCTCCTCAAGGACGCCCTGCCGGAAGACCTCATCGCCGCCGTGCGCATCGTCGCCGGCGGCGACGCGCTGCTCGCGCCCGGGGTGACAAAACGCCTCATCGAGGATTTCGCGCGCTCCGGCCCGCCTCCCCGCACAGACACCGCGCGCCTCTCAGACCTGACCGAGCGCGAGATCGAGGTGCTCACGCTCGTGGGCCGAGGTCTCTCCAACAACGAGATCGCTGCGGCGCTCTTCATCGCCGAGCAGACCGTCAAGACCCACGTCAGCAAGGTTCTCGGCAAGCTGGGCCTGCGCGATCGCGTGCAGGCCGTGGTGTTCGCCTATGACGTGGCGCTCGTGCAGCCGGGCGGCGGCCAGGAGTCACCCGGCGCGCGCCGCTGA